A DNA window from Nerophis lumbriciformis linkage group LG33, RoL_Nlum_v2.1, whole genome shotgun sequence contains the following coding sequences:
- the cltcl1 gene encoding clathrin heavy chain 1 isoform X2, producing MAQILPIRFQEHLQLQNLGVNPANIGFSYLTMESDKFICIREKVGEQNQVVIVDLSDPTNPIRRPISADSAIMNPTSKVIALKDAAKTLQIFNIEMKSKMKAHTMTEEVMFWKWISVNTVALVTDTAVYHWSMEGDSQPSKVFDRHASLTGCQIINYRTDEQQKWLLLIGISAQQNRVVGAMQLYSVERKVSQPIEGHTAAFGEFKAEGNGKPSTLFCFAVRTQAGGKLHIIEVGQPPAGNQPFAKKAVDVFFPPEAQTDFPVAMQIGSKHGVIYLITKYGYIHLYDLESGVCIYMNRISAETIFVTSPHEANSGIIGVNKKGQVLSVCVEEENIVNYATNVLQNPDLALRMAVRSNLAGAEELFARKFNTLFAQGSYSEAAKVAASAPKGVLRTAETIRKFQSVPAQPGQASPLLQYFGILLDQGQLNTFESLELCRPVLQQGRKQLLEKWLKEDKLECSEELGDLVKACDPTLALSVYLRANVPNKVIQCFAETGQFQKIVLYAKKVGYTPDWVFLLRNVMRVNPDQGLQFAQMLVQDEEPLANINQIVDVFMEGNQIQLCTSFLLDALKNNRPAEGHLQTRLLEMNLIHAPQVADAILGNQMFTHYDHGHVAQLCEKAGLLQRALEHYTDLYDIKRAVVHTHLLNPEWLVNFFGSLSVDDSLECLRAMLSANIRQNLQLCVQVASKYHEQLGTQALMELFESFKSYEGLFYFLGSIVNFSQEPDVHFKYIQSACKTGQIKEVERICRESNCYDPERVKNFLKEAKLTDQLPLIIVCDRFDFVHDLVLYLYRNSLQKYIEIYVQKVNPSRLPVVIGGLLDVDCAEDVIKNLIMVVRGQFSTDELVGEVEKRNRLKLLLPWLESRIHEGCEEPATHNALAKIYIDSNNTPERFLKENPFYDSAVVGRYCEKRDPHLACVAYERGHCDMDLIKVCNENSLFKSEARYLVRRRDPELWANVLEENNPYKRQLIDQVVQTALSETQDPEEVSVTVKAFMTADLPNELIELLEKIVLDSSVFSEHRNLQNLLILTAIKADRTRVMEYVNKLDNYDAPDIANIAISNELFEEAFAIFKKFDVNTSAIQVLIEHISNLDRAYEFAERCNEAAVWSQLARAQLQRNLVKEAIDSYIKAVDPSAYMEVVNAASKNDNWEDLVKFLQMARKKARESYVETELLFALAKTNRLAELEEFVSGPNNAHIQQVGDRCYEEGMYDAAKLLYNNVSNFARLASTLVRLGEYQAAVDSARKANSTRTWKEVCFACVDGEEFRLAQICGLHIVIHADELEDLIIYYQDRGYFEELIGLLEAALGLERAHMGMFTELAILYSKFKPQKMREHLELFWSRVNIPKVLRAAEQSHLWAELVFLYDKYEEFDNAAITMMSHPTDAWKEGLFKDIIAKVANVELYYKSLSFYLDYKPLLLNDLLIILSPRLDHNRAVNFFTKVNKLKLVKPYLRSVQNHNNKSINEALNNLLTEEEDYQGLRASIDAYDNLDTICLAQRLEKHQLIEFRRIAGYLYKGNNRWRQSVELCKKDKLYKDAMLYAAESKDAELAETLLQWFLEEGKKECFAACLFASYDLLHPDVVLELAWKHNIVDFAMPYFIQVMREYLTKVDEFSPKVTVDKLEVAESERKTEEEVTDPQTIVFGQQLMLTNSPAPVTPQAPYTGYSYQANAAGYPAQPAYGFPM from the exons CTGCAGAACCTGGGTGTCAACCCAGCCAACATTGGGTTCAGCTATCTGACCATGGAGTCAGACAAGTTTATCTGCATTAGAGAGAAAGTGGGCGAGCAGAACCAGGTGGTGATTGTGGACCTGTCCGACCCAACCAACCCCATCAGGAGACCTATTTCTGCTGACAGCGCCATCATGAACCCCACCAGCAAGGTCATTGCCTTGAAAG aCG CTGCTAAGACTCTGCAGATCTTTAACATAGAGATGAAGAGCAAGATGAAGGCTCACACAATGACTGAAGAGGTCATGTTCTGGAAGTGGATATCGGTAAATACCGTTGCCTTGGTGACGGACACGGCCGTCTATCATTGGAGCATGGAAGGGGATTCCCAACCAAGCAAAGTATTCGATCGGCACGCCAGTCTAACAGGATGTCAGATTATTAACTACAGAACTGACGAACAACagaagtggctgctgttgataggGATTTCTGCTCAG CAAAATCGTGTGGTTGGGGCAATGCAGCTGTATTCCGTGGAGAGAAAAGTGTCCCAGCCAATAGAAGGTCACACTGCTGCATTCGGGGAGTTTAAGGCAGAGGGGAACGGCAAACCGTCCACCCTCTTCTGCTTTGCTGTGCGCACACAAGCTGGAGGGAAG CTGCACATTATTGAAGTTGGTCAGCCACCTGCAGGAAACCAGCCATTTGCTAAGAAAGCAGTGGATGTGTTTTTCCCCCCTGAGGCCCAAACAGATTTTCCTGTAGCTATGCAG ATTGGAAGTAAACATGGTGTGATATATTTAATCACCAAGTACGGTTACATTCACCTGTACGACCTAGAGTCAGGAGTGTGCATCTACATGAATAGAATCAGCGCTGAAACCATTTTTGTCACATCGCCTCATGAAGCCAACTCAGGAATTATCGGTGTCAACAAGAAGGGACAA GTATTGTCAGTATGTGTTGAAGAAGAAAATATTGTCAACTACGCCACCAACGTCCTCCAGAATCCCGACCTGGCCTTACGAATGGCTGTGAGATCCAACCTTGCTGGTGCTGAGGAGCTTTTTGCCAGGAAGTTCAACACATTGTTTGCCCAGGGAAGTTATTCTGAGGCAGCAAAGGTAGCTGCGTCTGCACCAAAG GGTGTTTTGCGGACAGCAGAGACCATTCGTAAATTCCAGAGTGTGCCAGCCCAACCAGGTCAGGCTTCTCCACTGTTGCAGTACTTTGGTATATTGTTGGACCAGGGTCAGCTCAACACATTTGAGTCATTGGAGCTGTGCAGGCCTGTCCTGCAGCAGGGCCGCAAGCAACTCCTGGAGAAGTGGTTAAAGGAGGACAAG CTGGAGTGCTCAGAAGAGTTAGGAGATCTAGTAAAAGCATGTGACCCAACCCTTGCGCTTAGTGTGTACCTCAGAGCTAACGTCCCCAACAAGGTCATTCAGTGCTTTGCTGAGACAGGCCAATTCCAGAAGATAGTCCTGTATGCCAAAAAG GTTGGTTACACCCCTGATTGGGTGTTTTTGCTGAGGAATGTGATGCGCGTCAATCCGGACCAGGGACTGCAATTTGCCCAGATGCTGGTCCAGGACGAAGAACCGCTGGCCAACATCAACCAG ATTGTAGATGTTTTCATGGAAGGCAACCAGATCCAGCTATGCACATCTTTCCTGTTGGATGCTCTAAAGAACAACCGCCCAGCTGAAGGCCACTTACAGACACGCCTGCTTGAGATGAACCTTATACATGCGCCGCAG GTAGCAGATGCTATCTTGGGGAACCAGATGTTCACACACTACGACCATGGCCACGTTGCTCAGCTGTGCGAAAAAGCTGGCCTTCTGCAGAGAGCTCTGGAACACTACACTGACCTTTATGATATCAAACGAGCTGTGGTGCACACGCATCTTCTCAACCCTGAG TGGCTGGTGAACTTCTTTGGCTCTCTGTCGGTGGACGACTCCTTGGAGTGTTTGAGAGCCATGCTATCGGCCAACATTCGGCAGAACCTGCAGCTTTGTGTGCAAGTGGCGTCCAAGTATCACGAGCAGTTGGGGACTCAGGCCCTCATGGAGCTCTTTGAGTCCTTCAAGAGTTATGAGG GCTTGTTTTACTTCCTTGGCTCGATTGTGAATTTCAGCCAAGAACCCGACGTTCACTTCAAGTACATCCAGTCAGCCTGCAAGACAGGACAAATCAAAGAAGTAGAGAGAATCTGCAGAGAGAGCAACTGTTATGACCCAGAGAGGGTTAAGAATTTCCTCAAG GAAGCCAAGCTGACAGACCAGCTTCCTCTTATTATTGTGTGTGACCGCTTTGACTTTGTCCACGACTTGGTGCTCTACCTCTATCGCAACAGTCTGCAAAAATACATTGAAATCTACGTACAGAAA GTTAATCCCAGTCGATTGCCAGTAGTAATAGGAGGCCTGCTGGATGTGGACTGTGCAGAGGATGTCATTAAGAACTTGATAATGGTGGTCAGAGGGCAGTTTTCCACTGATGAGCTTGTGGGGGAAGTGGAGAAGAGAAACAG GTTAAAACTTCTATTGCCATGGTTAGAGTCACGAATACATGAGGGCTGCGAGGAACCGGCCACCCACAATGCTCTGGCCAAGATTTACATCGACAGCAACAACACGCCTGAACGCTTTCTGAAAGAAAACCCGTTCTACGACAGCGCCGTGGTTGGACGCTACTGCGAAAAGAGGGACCCTCACCTGGCCTGTGTGGCTTATGAAAGAGGCCATTGTGACATGGACCTCATCAAG GTGTGCAACGAGAACTCGTTATTCAAGAGTGAGGCTCGTTATTTGGTACGGCGGAGAGACCCCGAACTTTGGGCTAATGTGTTAGAAGAAAACAACCCCTACAAGAGGCAACTCATCGATCAG GTGGTACAAACTGCTTTGTCAGAGACCCAAGACCCAGAGGAGGTATCGGTCACAGTCAAGGCATTCATGACTGCCGACCTGCCCAACGAGCTGATTGAACTGCTGGAGAAGATTGTGCTTGATAGCTCTGTTTTCAGTGAACATAG AAACCTTCAAAACCTTCTAATTTTGACCGCCATCAAGGCGGACCGCACTCGCGTGATGGAGTACGTCAATAAACTTGACAACTACGATGCCCCCGACATTGCTAATATTGCTATCAGCAATGAACTCTTTGAGGAGGCATTTGCCATTTTCAAGAAGTTTGACGTGAACACGTCAGCCATACAG GTTTTAATAGAACACATAAGCAACCTGGATCGAGCCTATGAGTTTGCAGAGCGCTGCAATGAAGCTGCAGTGTGGAGCCAATTAGCTCGGGCCCAGCTGCAAAGAAATCTGGTTAAAGAGGCCATTGACTCATACATTAAAGCAGTGGACCCTTCAGCCTACATGGAGGTTGTTAATGCTGCCAGCAAGAACG ATAACTGGGAAGATTTGGTCAAATTCCTGCAGATGGCTCGTAAGAAAGCACGGGAATCCTACGTGGAGACAGAGCTGCTCTTTGCTTTGGCTAAAACAAATCGTCTGGCTGAGCTGGAAGAGTTTGTCAGCGGGCCCAACAATGCTCACATCCAGCAG GTTGGCGATAGATGTTACGAGGAGGGAATGTATGATGCCGCTAAGCTTTTGTACAACAACGTGTCAAACTTTGCTCGTCTGGCATCCACACTTGTGCGCCTGGGAGAGTACCAGGCTGCCGTGGACAGTGCCAGGAAAGCCAACAGCACACGCACATGGAAGGAG GTTTGTTTTGCTTGCGTGGACGGCGAGGAATTCCGTCTGGCGCAAATATGCGGCCTCCACATTGTGATCCACGCTGACGAACTGGAAGACCTGATCATTTACTATCAAGACCGCGGCTACTTTGAGGAGCTCATCGGTCTGCTGGAGGCGGCGTTGGGCCTGGAGCGTGCTCACATGGGCATGTTCACTGAGCTCGCCATCCTCTACtccaaattcaaaccacaaaaaatGAGAGAGCACTTGGAGCTCTTTTGGTCCAGAGTCAACATTCCGAAG GTCCTACGTGCAGCTGAACAATCTCACTTATGGGCCGAGCTGGTTTTTCTTTACGACAAATATGAGGAGTTCGACAATGCCGCCATCACCATGATGTCTCATCCGACTGACGCGTGGAAAGAAGGCCTTTTCAAAGACATCATCGCAAAG GTGGCTAATGTCGAGCTGTACTATAAATCTCTTTCCTTCTACTTGGACTACAAACCTCTCCTGCTTAACGACCTGCTGATCATTCTGTCTCCACGGCTGGATCACAATCGAGCTGTCAACTTTTTCACCAAG GTGAACAAACTGAAGCTGGTCAAGCCTTACCTGAGGTCTGTTCAGAATCACAACAACAAATCTATTAATGAAGCACTCAACAACCTGCTGACTGAGGAGGAAGACTACCAG ggtCTGAGAGCATCCATCGACGCTTATGACAACCTTGACACCATCTGCCTCGCCCAGAGGTTAGAAAAACACCAACTGATTGAGTTTCGACGCATTGCTGGTTATCTGTACAAGGGGAACAACCGCTGGAGACAGAGTGTGGAGCTTTGCAAGAAGGACAAACTCTACAAG GATGCAATGCTCTATGCTGCAGAGTCCAAGGATGCTGAGCTAGCAGAGACTTTGTTGCAGTGGTTCTTGGAGGAAGGCAAAAAGGAGTGCTTTGCCGCCTGCCTGTTCGCTTCCTATGACCTGCTTCACCCAGACGTGGTGCTGGAGCTTGCCTGGAAGCACAACATTGTGGACTTTGCCATGCCCTACTTCATTCAGGTCATGAGAGAGTACCTCACAAAG gttGATGAATTTTCGCCGAAGGTGACG GTGGACAAACTGGAAGTAGCTGAAAGTGAACGGAAGACTGAGGAGGAAGTGACGGACCCTCAGACCATCGTGTTTG GCCAGCAGCTGATGCTGACCAACTCTCCTGCTCCAGTGACCCCCCAAGCACCGTACACAGGCTACAGTTACCAGGCCAACGCTGCGGGCTACCCTGCTCAACCTGCCTATGGCTTCCCCATGTAG
- the cltcl1 gene encoding clathrin heavy chain 1 isoform X1, with product MKSKMKAHTMTEEVMFWKWISVNTVALVTDTAVYHWSMEGDSQPSKVFDRHASLTGCQIINYRTDEQQKWLLLIGISAQQNRVVGAMQLYSVERKVSQPIEGHTAAFGEFKAEGNGKPSTLFCFAVRTQAGGKLHIIEVGQPPAGNQPFAKKAVDVFFPPEAQTDFPVAMQIGSKHGVIYLITKYGYIHLYDLESGVCIYMNRISAETIFVTSPHEANSGIIGVNKKGQVLSVCVEEENIVNYATNVLQNPDLALRMAVRSNLAGAEELFARKFNTLFAQGSYSEAAKVAASAPKGVLRTAETIRKFQSVPAQPGQASPLLQYFGILLDQGQLNTFESLELCRPVLQQGRKQLLEKWLKEDKLECSEELGDLVKACDPTLALSVYLRANVPNKVIQCFAETGQFQKIVLYAKKVGYTPDWVFLLRNVMRVNPDQGLQFAQMLVQDEEPLANINQIVDVFMEGNQIQLCTSFLLDALKNNRPAEGHLQTRLLEMNLIHAPQVADAILGNQMFTHYDHGHVAQLCEKAGLLQRALEHYTDLYDIKRAVVHTHLLNPEWLVNFFGSLSVDDSLECLRAMLSANIRQNLQLCVQVASKYHEQLGTQALMELFESFKSYEGLFYFLGSIVNFSQEPDVHFKYIQSACKTGQIKEVERICRESNCYDPERVKNFLKEAKLTDQLPLIIVCDRFDFVHDLVLYLYRNSLQKYIEIYVQKVNPSRLPVVIGGLLDVDCAEDVIKNLIMVVRGQFSTDELVGEVEKRNRLKLLLPWLESRIHEGCEEPATHNALAKIYIDSNNTPERFLKENPFYDSAVVGRYCEKRDPHLACVAYERGHCDMDLIKVCNENSLFKSEARYLVRRRDPELWANVLEENNPYKRQLIDQVVQTALSETQDPEEVSVTVKAFMTADLPNELIELLEKIVLDSSVFSEHRNLQNLLILTAIKADRTRVMEYVNKLDNYDAPDIANIAISNELFEEAFAIFKKFDVNTSAIQVLIEHISNLDRAYEFAERCNEAAVWSQLARAQLQRNLVKEAIDSYIKAVDPSAYMEVVNAASKNDNWEDLVKFLQMARKKARESYVETELLFALAKTNRLAELEEFVSGPNNAHIQQVGDRCYEEGMYDAAKLLYNNVSNFARLASTLVRLGEYQAAVDSARKANSTRTWKEVCFACVDGEEFRLAQICGLHIVIHADELEDLIIYYQDRGYFEELIGLLEAALGLERAHMGMFTELAILYSKFKPQKMREHLELFWSRVNIPKVLRAAEQSHLWAELVFLYDKYEEFDNAAITMMSHPTDAWKEGLFKDIIAKVANVELYYKSLSFYLDYKPLLLNDLLIILSPRLDHNRAVNFFTKVNKLKLVKPYLRSVQNHNNKSINEALNNLLTEEEDYQGLRASIDAYDNLDTICLAQRLEKHQLIEFRRIAGYLYKGNNRWRQSVELCKKDKLYKDAMLYAAESKDAELAETLLQWFLEEGKKECFAACLFASYDLLHPDVVLELAWKHNIVDFAMPYFIQVMREYLTKVDKLEVAESERKTEEEVTDPQTIVFGQQLMLTNSPAPVTPQAPYTGYSYQANAAGYPAQPAYGFPM from the exons ATGAAGAGCAAGATGAAGGCTCACACAATGACTGAAGAGGTCATGTTCTGGAAGTGGATATCGGTAAATACCGTTGCCTTGGTGACGGACACGGCCGTCTATCATTGGAGCATGGAAGGGGATTCCCAACCAAGCAAAGTATTCGATCGGCACGCCAGTCTAACAGGATGTCAGATTATTAACTACAGAACTGACGAACAACagaagtggctgctgttgataggGATTTCTGCTCAG CAAAATCGTGTGGTTGGGGCAATGCAGCTGTATTCCGTGGAGAGAAAAGTGTCCCAGCCAATAGAAGGTCACACTGCTGCATTCGGGGAGTTTAAGGCAGAGGGGAACGGCAAACCGTCCACCCTCTTCTGCTTTGCTGTGCGCACACAAGCTGGAGGGAAG CTGCACATTATTGAAGTTGGTCAGCCACCTGCAGGAAACCAGCCATTTGCTAAGAAAGCAGTGGATGTGTTTTTCCCCCCTGAGGCCCAAACAGATTTTCCTGTAGCTATGCAG ATTGGAAGTAAACATGGTGTGATATATTTAATCACCAAGTACGGTTACATTCACCTGTACGACCTAGAGTCAGGAGTGTGCATCTACATGAATAGAATCAGCGCTGAAACCATTTTTGTCACATCGCCTCATGAAGCCAACTCAGGAATTATCGGTGTCAACAAGAAGGGACAA GTATTGTCAGTATGTGTTGAAGAAGAAAATATTGTCAACTACGCCACCAACGTCCTCCAGAATCCCGACCTGGCCTTACGAATGGCTGTGAGATCCAACCTTGCTGGTGCTGAGGAGCTTTTTGCCAGGAAGTTCAACACATTGTTTGCCCAGGGAAGTTATTCTGAGGCAGCAAAGGTAGCTGCGTCTGCACCAAAG GGTGTTTTGCGGACAGCAGAGACCATTCGTAAATTCCAGAGTGTGCCAGCCCAACCAGGTCAGGCTTCTCCACTGTTGCAGTACTTTGGTATATTGTTGGACCAGGGTCAGCTCAACACATTTGAGTCATTGGAGCTGTGCAGGCCTGTCCTGCAGCAGGGCCGCAAGCAACTCCTGGAGAAGTGGTTAAAGGAGGACAAG CTGGAGTGCTCAGAAGAGTTAGGAGATCTAGTAAAAGCATGTGACCCAACCCTTGCGCTTAGTGTGTACCTCAGAGCTAACGTCCCCAACAAGGTCATTCAGTGCTTTGCTGAGACAGGCCAATTCCAGAAGATAGTCCTGTATGCCAAAAAG GTTGGTTACACCCCTGATTGGGTGTTTTTGCTGAGGAATGTGATGCGCGTCAATCCGGACCAGGGACTGCAATTTGCCCAGATGCTGGTCCAGGACGAAGAACCGCTGGCCAACATCAACCAG ATTGTAGATGTTTTCATGGAAGGCAACCAGATCCAGCTATGCACATCTTTCCTGTTGGATGCTCTAAAGAACAACCGCCCAGCTGAAGGCCACTTACAGACACGCCTGCTTGAGATGAACCTTATACATGCGCCGCAG GTAGCAGATGCTATCTTGGGGAACCAGATGTTCACACACTACGACCATGGCCACGTTGCTCAGCTGTGCGAAAAAGCTGGCCTTCTGCAGAGAGCTCTGGAACACTACACTGACCTTTATGATATCAAACGAGCTGTGGTGCACACGCATCTTCTCAACCCTGAG TGGCTGGTGAACTTCTTTGGCTCTCTGTCGGTGGACGACTCCTTGGAGTGTTTGAGAGCCATGCTATCGGCCAACATTCGGCAGAACCTGCAGCTTTGTGTGCAAGTGGCGTCCAAGTATCACGAGCAGTTGGGGACTCAGGCCCTCATGGAGCTCTTTGAGTCCTTCAAGAGTTATGAGG GCTTGTTTTACTTCCTTGGCTCGATTGTGAATTTCAGCCAAGAACCCGACGTTCACTTCAAGTACATCCAGTCAGCCTGCAAGACAGGACAAATCAAAGAAGTAGAGAGAATCTGCAGAGAGAGCAACTGTTATGACCCAGAGAGGGTTAAGAATTTCCTCAAG GAAGCCAAGCTGACAGACCAGCTTCCTCTTATTATTGTGTGTGACCGCTTTGACTTTGTCCACGACTTGGTGCTCTACCTCTATCGCAACAGTCTGCAAAAATACATTGAAATCTACGTACAGAAA GTTAATCCCAGTCGATTGCCAGTAGTAATAGGAGGCCTGCTGGATGTGGACTGTGCAGAGGATGTCATTAAGAACTTGATAATGGTGGTCAGAGGGCAGTTTTCCACTGATGAGCTTGTGGGGGAAGTGGAGAAGAGAAACAG GTTAAAACTTCTATTGCCATGGTTAGAGTCACGAATACATGAGGGCTGCGAGGAACCGGCCACCCACAATGCTCTGGCCAAGATTTACATCGACAGCAACAACACGCCTGAACGCTTTCTGAAAGAAAACCCGTTCTACGACAGCGCCGTGGTTGGACGCTACTGCGAAAAGAGGGACCCTCACCTGGCCTGTGTGGCTTATGAAAGAGGCCATTGTGACATGGACCTCATCAAG GTGTGCAACGAGAACTCGTTATTCAAGAGTGAGGCTCGTTATTTGGTACGGCGGAGAGACCCCGAACTTTGGGCTAATGTGTTAGAAGAAAACAACCCCTACAAGAGGCAACTCATCGATCAG GTGGTACAAACTGCTTTGTCAGAGACCCAAGACCCAGAGGAGGTATCGGTCACAGTCAAGGCATTCATGACTGCCGACCTGCCCAACGAGCTGATTGAACTGCTGGAGAAGATTGTGCTTGATAGCTCTGTTTTCAGTGAACATAG AAACCTTCAAAACCTTCTAATTTTGACCGCCATCAAGGCGGACCGCACTCGCGTGATGGAGTACGTCAATAAACTTGACAACTACGATGCCCCCGACATTGCTAATATTGCTATCAGCAATGAACTCTTTGAGGAGGCATTTGCCATTTTCAAGAAGTTTGACGTGAACACGTCAGCCATACAG GTTTTAATAGAACACATAAGCAACCTGGATCGAGCCTATGAGTTTGCAGAGCGCTGCAATGAAGCTGCAGTGTGGAGCCAATTAGCTCGGGCCCAGCTGCAAAGAAATCTGGTTAAAGAGGCCATTGACTCATACATTAAAGCAGTGGACCCTTCAGCCTACATGGAGGTTGTTAATGCTGCCAGCAAGAACG ATAACTGGGAAGATTTGGTCAAATTCCTGCAGATGGCTCGTAAGAAAGCACGGGAATCCTACGTGGAGACAGAGCTGCTCTTTGCTTTGGCTAAAACAAATCGTCTGGCTGAGCTGGAAGAGTTTGTCAGCGGGCCCAACAATGCTCACATCCAGCAG GTTGGCGATAGATGTTACGAGGAGGGAATGTATGATGCCGCTAAGCTTTTGTACAACAACGTGTCAAACTTTGCTCGTCTGGCATCCACACTTGTGCGCCTGGGAGAGTACCAGGCTGCCGTGGACAGTGCCAGGAAAGCCAACAGCACACGCACATGGAAGGAG GTTTGTTTTGCTTGCGTGGACGGCGAGGAATTCCGTCTGGCGCAAATATGCGGCCTCCACATTGTGATCCACGCTGACGAACTGGAAGACCTGATCATTTACTATCAAGACCGCGGCTACTTTGAGGAGCTCATCGGTCTGCTGGAGGCGGCGTTGGGCCTGGAGCGTGCTCACATGGGCATGTTCACTGAGCTCGCCATCCTCTACtccaaattcaaaccacaaaaaatGAGAGAGCACTTGGAGCTCTTTTGGTCCAGAGTCAACATTCCGAAG GTCCTACGTGCAGCTGAACAATCTCACTTATGGGCCGAGCTGGTTTTTCTTTACGACAAATATGAGGAGTTCGACAATGCCGCCATCACCATGATGTCTCATCCGACTGACGCGTGGAAAGAAGGCCTTTTCAAAGACATCATCGCAAAG GTGGCTAATGTCGAGCTGTACTATAAATCTCTTTCCTTCTACTTGGACTACAAACCTCTCCTGCTTAACGACCTGCTGATCATTCTGTCTCCACGGCTGGATCACAATCGAGCTGTCAACTTTTTCACCAAG GTGAACAAACTGAAGCTGGTCAAGCCTTACCTGAGGTCTGTTCAGAATCACAACAACAAATCTATTAATGAAGCACTCAACAACCTGCTGACTGAGGAGGAAGACTACCAG ggtCTGAGAGCATCCATCGACGCTTATGACAACCTTGACACCATCTGCCTCGCCCAGAGGTTAGAAAAACACCAACTGATTGAGTTTCGACGCATTGCTGGTTATCTGTACAAGGGGAACAACCGCTGGAGACAGAGTGTGGAGCTTTGCAAGAAGGACAAACTCTACAAG GATGCAATGCTCTATGCTGCAGAGTCCAAGGATGCTGAGCTAGCAGAGACTTTGTTGCAGTGGTTCTTGGAGGAAGGCAAAAAGGAGTGCTTTGCCGCCTGCCTGTTCGCTTCCTATGACCTGCTTCACCCAGACGTGGTGCTGGAGCTTGCCTGGAAGCACAACATTGTGGACTTTGCCATGCCCTACTTCATTCAGGTCATGAGAGAGTACCTCACAAAG GTGGACAAACTGGAAGTAGCTGAAAGTGAACGGAAGACTGAGGAGGAAGTGACGGACCCTCAGACCATCGTGTTTG GCCAGCAGCTGATGCTGACCAACTCTCCTGCTCCAGTGACCCCCCAAGCACCGTACACAGGCTACAGTTACCAGGCCAACGCTGCGGGCTACCCTGCTCAACCTGCCTATGGCTTCCCCATGTAG